Part of the Juglans regia cultivar Chandler chromosome 14, Walnut 2.0, whole genome shotgun sequence genome, TAAGTTTGGATGAggggtaaaatatttttaggctagaataaataattcaactgaAAACTTTTAGGAACACATGAATCAACAAAGtgatatgataaataaataaagtgagtaaaaatataaaaaataaaaaaataaatttcaaaatttaattcttctaacaattttgaaaattttacgTGTAAGCTTTTTATATGttacaaataaaagaaagaggCCGCTAAACTTTGGTAACGAGTTAGATacgaattattaaaaaaaaagataattatatatgaaagatAAACTAGGCTTTGGGTTTTCttaataatgtataataataaattatattaaaaggtTTTAAGTAGCACGAGTTACATACTGCATAACTAGCTATATACCCGACCAAACGTggattttttcattaaattaatatatttcattcaaataattataaattttaaaagaaaaataatataatattaaattataattttcttcaaattaaatacaagaggaaaaaaagtttATTGGAGACCGAAAACTAATTTTATGATGACAAAAATATCTCACTTAAAATTAGGTTATCATGGAAAATATACACCCCTTAGTTTTTGACGAAAGAtgaccatatatattataaacttataCGAGcattaaaattatgaaaagttggGAAAGATGGACAACTAAAGCACTcaagtaaaaaaatttcttagGAGCCTTGGGGCTCCTCCCCCGGCTTCGTCCCCGGCCTGTTCTTACTCATGTGGGCAATCCACTGTTGGATGATGTTAAATGGAATTTATGCAGAAATCATATCAATGCTAgatcatgtatgcatgcatggatatataatgaaaattagCAAGAAGAGAAGATATCAGAGATATATGAGTGGTACTAACTCATGGTCATATGATTCCAAGGCGCTTTCAGAAATTCAGCCCCGAATAGGGAACTCGTACCAACAAATAGGGACAAAGGGCAGATGTTGTCTGTGTCTAGAGTAATTGCCAAACGTGGACAACGCCGGATTAACCTCTCAGCGAGATCTAGTTTTGCACCGTACATGATATACACATACAACGTcattagaaaaaaagaattatatatattcatacatGAATAGAATAaagttagatataattataaagtgtgtaaatatcgaacaatttttttaatcaattatttaaaaaatgtggagtCTACAgctattagattttttttttctttttttatgatgttggtctcttatttattacattttttaaagtaaatgggCAACACTTACCTactctataattgtaaatatcatttatccaTATgaatagtgtatatatatatataaagtcgcAGAAATGAAATAATAGGAAGGCCAGAAAGAATAACGGCCGATTAAAACTGAATATAACCGACGTCAGACGATTGTTACCATAATGTGCAGTATGTATAGCTTTGGTTACAACTGTAGCACCAAGGGGGCCTCTTTCGGGCAGTAGCTCTTCAAACGGGGTCGTAACATAGAGATAGTGGGCCAATTCTGTTTGCCCATGACGAAGAGCCAGAACAATTGGACTATCTAATCCCCGATTATTTCCAACGGTTACCAATTCCGGGTTCTTTGTTATCATGCATTCCACCATTCGCTGGTAACCACAAATAATTGTCAGAGCTAGAGCTGTCAGACCTTCATTATCTCGTATTTCCAAGTCTTCTTTCGACATCTTCTCCTCCACCAACCATTTGGCTATATCTTCACACTGAGCAAGGACTGCAAAGTGAAGAACCGTCTGTCCCAAATGTGTAATTTTTGCCCTCACCGAATCGGGATGCTGCGTAATGAACTCATTTGCAACTTCCCACTCACTGTTTCGCACGGCCTCGTACAACTTCGTATACTCACTAAACCCAGTGGTCTGGTTCATGTTGTcccctattatatatattagatagaTAGTGAGTTACCTTGAAGCTACTAGCAAGCTAAGATAGTTAGGAATTTTAATACTGACCGAGTGGTACTACAAGTACTTTGAATTCTTTTTATCCGTACGTATATATTCAAAACCAGATCTAACCCATTATTCCTTTAGCGATAGTACTTTTGGTTCATTAAAGCTGAATTGGCATATATACTATAATCCCTGTGGCAATTTGTGTTGGTGATCAGCTAGACAAAATTTGCAGTAAAAATGAAAGTAATAGAGATAGAGAATGTCACCGCCAGCTGCTAGCAATTTTAAGCTGACTCGGCCTTCTTGTGCGGGGTGCTCATACTTTTTAGCCAATTTATCCCACAGAATTTTGGCAGAACTAATACCCTTGATCTCAGATAGTATGTTCATCCCACATGAAATTTGAATTGCATGTAAAGTTGCAGcattcttcttcctccaagCCTTGAATTCAACCTCATGATCATCGTCCTCTGGTTTACAAGGAggttccatgcttgtttcaatGATGTCCCAAAGATCTTGGGCCaacaaatagttttttatgCAAGAACTCCAGTTCTCGTAATTTTCCTTCCCAAGAAGTACTTCAGGAACAACTGTGCCTGGAAGAATAGTCGTGGCCATGCTTAATCTGTCAAATTACGAAGTAATATTCATGTTAGGTGAAATTTGGAAACAACAAATCCATAATTTTCATGATCATCCTAAAAGCAATATTTTGTGCTTATCGGCAGGgctatgaaaaaaaattccaaactcCGACTCTATTTACCCCTCCACTCCGATTATAATTGAAGTTTTTAGAGTTGAAATCGGAGTTCAAGTCGAAGTCGAAGGTTGGACTACTTCGCAACAGTTCCAATTCCgactatatatatcttttaaaaatgattttattacaGATATACTAATTAATACTTCTAACAAAAGGTGCAATATATATCTTTTAGAGTTTTCTTATGGATATTTCTACTTCATATTCCTGATCTAGATCGATCCTTAGGTATGGAAagcaaaaatatattcataaatataaaagttaGGATTGAACGACTCGATCGAACTTTGGCATGCATGCGCACCCAAAAGTCGTAAAGTACTTGTAGTGCATGAAGCCGGCCACATGCTATATAGTAGTGGTGGGGGGTGGCATGGTGCAAATATGAAAGACATAAATTTGAGGAACCTAAAGTGTCGTACGTGTCATGTGTGAGCCTTACATGGCGGCACTTGAAAGTCATGTGTGAGACTAGTGCATGCAGCGCCCTAGTCAATGTCATGTGCACCTTGTGGCGATGCTTCTGCATGCAGGCTAGATTTTGGTGGCCACAAAGACAGATTGATTGGTCATGTTGAACTGAGCtttgaaatatataagaaaCTAATAGCTTAATTATAGACTCGATGACCTTTGGGTATATACGTCTAATTGTGTGGGGGAAGTAGAGATCAGGGAGAATTAGCATGCAGCCACTCGATGGATAGGTTTGGAGATCAGGATCATGAATTAATTGCATATGATATTGTTAATAACTCAAATAATAGGTATACAAGACCAGCAACTGTCtgcataaattaaaatatgcaaattaCGCAATCTGGAttgatatcaatatatatatacacgtacgacaatagtaatattttgtgcaACGTACGGTTacaatttaatacaaaatatttatttctctccTATTCTTTTCTgtcaactaataataataaatatatgactccatgcatattttatctttcaacgcttctaattaattacttaacattattttataatatttgaaatcgGTTGAAATCAACTATAATCTgcccattttaaaaaaattaatcatgtaTACTAATAGTAAAATAGGGATGATATTGCAATTGCGTACTTACAGTGCTAGCTGGACGGGCTGTTTTAACTGCCGGACCCTGATCTATGTACGTAGTAGTTGTGATGAACGTGGAAGAACTTAACTTGAAGAGAGTTTAtatagccatgcatgcatcttatATGCACGGTGcgtgctctttttctttttcctggtgaatactcttttttattcttttgaccTTTATTCTTTTGTCTGTGGTCCGGTTGGGTATATATGGCTGTAATATGTAcgataaatttataagatttctcaaaattaagtattttctagtgcattttattttttttcttggagaaaataaaaagatagtttgaattaacaCTTATTTTTGGCTATTATTATTGATCAAGTATAATTAGtaaaatcgattttttttttttttttttttttgtgaaccCTGATCACAATTTTTCTATATAGAGAATGTTGGATAGAGGTTTTcaggttatttttttttatttcgatGTTGTGACTAATGGAAAATTACATACTTTAGGTCAAAACACTTATCCACAAATTTTCAATCGCGCGCTATTTCAACATTCCATCGATCAATTAGgaatataatactaataaaaactttttaaaaataatataatatataatatgatcatgTGCTGATTTCTAGAGCAGATCATCTGAAAACTTGCATGAGATCATACGTACTTCTCAAGAAAATAACATATTGCATACTTCTTGGGCCATCACCTTTTATGGTTTTTTATGGGTCACATTGCTTCTTTTGGCATCAGCTAAAGTAAAGATATAACTTTATCTTAACGCAACGTTTTGTCGTGGAACACAAGGAGGTTATGATTCTACTATAGATCAttaacattctttttttttttttatttaaatttgaagacttCTGAGAAAAAAGTTTGAATGTTGCACTTTTGATGGATGTCTCACTTACGATTCAAGAAAACGAAGAACAAAGTACACGTCTGACGGGCAGACAACCTTTGGGATTCTTTACTTGCTTCAATTttccctagaaaaaaaaaataccgatTCTATCGTAATACTTTGCTCCAGCTCTGTACCATTGGTCCATTGGTTTCTGCAGCCAGCAGGTTCAAGTGTATGGTTGACTGCTCTCTGCCAATTTTCCTTGGGAATCCAATTTTGCCAATTTTCTCTTCTAGTTGGTGTAATAATAATTTACTTTGCCGCACCTTCAAGATTAGTGGATATCATTTAATGgcaatttaaacaaaaaaacatcaaaaaaaaaaaaaatccatttccGGTCTAAATTTGAAATCCGGATTCTTGTTCGGAAATATTCGGAATCTCGTGCTGAAATTTAGATGAACAATcttaaattaagaaatatttgaattcgaaaatgatttaagatgaattgagatggattgtaaatgataatgagataagttatgaatagtaataaaatttgtaagttAAAATTGTTTagtagtaatgaataatagtgagatgagttaagatgaattgaaataagctatgaatacaaacgtctccttaatctctactttaaataaataataaatactataaaaattaattcaaataattttgctcatttaaaatattcaaagtttgAATAAAAACTTAAATAGAATTTTAATCTAGAGTAGAATAATAACCTCCATGTGATCCACGACAAAACGTTGCGTTATGATAACTATATCTAGTATCTTTACTTTATCTGATGTTTGTCTGTACTTTATCTGATGCTAAAAGCCTGAAAGAGGCGATGGCCCAATCAGCAGTATTTTATGATCAGATTGCTCTTTTTTCCTTCATCTTCCTTCACTCTTCCCTAACGTGAAATTACTCTCTTGTCattggaatttttatttctttttattttttatttattatttattattattattttttaagtcattGGATTCTTTTACTTGGCAACATTCTTATGTCTATTTTGCTCATAACCGTGTAGGATGACGAGTGGATAacgataaaaagaaagagaaatgcttgggatTCCGATAATGGGTCCCGAGCATTTCTCCCGACAGTATTTTTTacggcttttttttttatgattttattatttatttagcgattaaaaaaatatattttaatgatgttataaaaaaaatttttaaatattttaagtaaaccaaaaaattgaatgaaaataaataagaaaaaatagaattatttttctttttgccttAGACATCCTCAGGCTACATCTCTCGAAAGATGGAGCActacttttgtttgttttcacaatttctatcaactcatctcatttcatcttatctaatcattacaattttcttaaatttttatataaaataaaataaataattcaatttttttaaatctcaaaataaaaataatattaaaaaatatattctaacaataatttattcaaattttaactttaatctcaactcatctcatctcattcgtaaaaacaaacaaaagaaattatgagTATCATTACTGGGATAACATAGTTCATTGTcccgtttatttttattttactcccTCTCCATCGGAGCAATGTAGTTATTATATTGGAGCTTTTATATAAGGTATCTCACCTCTTCTTACGTTGatcttttaatttaatacaattttaattatcataaataaataatcatattttcataattttattttaaaaatactataaacaaacaatatttaaatggtaACGTGGCACTACCATATGTCCACTCATGGCAGTGCCACGTCTGCCTGGAAATGGCGTTTCTGTCCCTTAATGACCCATTACAGATCAAATTGTGTTCTTGCTTGTTTATGTCATCAACAGGTGAAAGGATCACAACTTAAAACTTTGCCAGTGAAATTGTACAAGAGCTTTATGCAGTAGTGAGTCTCGTCGCTGGGTTCATCAGATGCCGACGTTGTTGCTTATACTTCATATGAGGGGCGGAGCTGATCATGTTTAACTTAACCCTTGTCTGCAAAGGAAACCTTTGCGCATATTTGAAGTCActgagaaaaaattatttagaaaaaggaaaaattttgagaCATTGTGTATTCTTggcgtttttctttttcccgaCAGATCTAcataaattatgattttttttagtaacacTAGGTACAAACTCAcataaattatgattttttttttagtaacacTAAGTACAAACTCaaagaaattatgatttttttttagtaacacTAGGTACAAACTCTAAGTATACAAGAGCAGTAGAAAAGACTATCATCATAGTTGCAATAGAGAAGAAGATGGTGCAAATGCCTATTATCATTCTTTTAGGCAAGGATTTGAGAAAATCTTCTTCAACGTATCGTGATGTGAGGATCGCCAAAAACATCAATACTGAAGCCGAGGAAGAAAAAAGCGACAGGGAATCAGTTATTATAAAGATCTTAAACAAGTTATCATGTACGAATATTGGCAAGCCTGTATCTTGGTTATTACCACTTGGAACCGTAAATACTGCTACAAACATAATAGTGATAATGAGAGCACCTACTACCGTACAAGAAGTTGATGTGTCCTTCATCCATCGCTCTCCTTCTTTCATCAAGTCCTTGTGGGTCTTTGTAAACAATTGTCTAGGAGTCAAACCATCTGCGTTCATAAAGGTTGTAATCGTTGGATTGCAAAGGCTCTCCACCTCCTGTATTTGTTATACaaaatgttagaaaaaaatgcaaataaaagtaCCATTCAACAATTGAGAGACActtttaagtatatatatacttagaaatttgaataataacaTTTATAGTTCGAAAATCTTGTTAAACACTAAAATTACCTAATTCATGTTAATATTTCCCATTTATTCACATGTAGCTGAAACATAAAACTCCTTCccttcctcttttttctttcttattttattttgtgtttgtttgcttctgTTCTTTTGCGCTAATCCATCTAAAATCCTATTTGGCACGTGCACTTTCAACAGAATCACAGTTGGAAGGTGGTCTACAAAGTCGGGTGGTGATTCAAATAAGCAATTGGAACCCTACGAAATGGCTCACGCACCAATATTACTAATAATTTCCAAAAGTAGAATAATTCTATATTAATTAGTTCTATATTATTACACTTAATAAAATCTCAGGCCACTTAGATTCTGTTTACCTTTTGATCTATGACTTCACGTTCTTCGTTTATTTCAGGGGAAAAAAAGATAATGAGTTTTAGGACATCTGTAATCTTTAACTATGATGATATGTTCCATAGATCTTGGCTAGGTTGATGACAATAAATCTTACCATATGTAAGATGCCATTAATTAAAGAGAAGgaagttctttttttaaagattttgagGGGCTATTATTTTTACTAGAAATGCTTTACAAACTGAAGTGCCATTAATTAAAAGTTACAATAAAAGTAAGACAAAtcaaagaataatattagatacaattttagTGTGTGTAAGGCTCACGCATTCCTTTAGAATATAGTAGGACCTAccattaaaatgtaaattttttcaagTGAGTCccatatttatctatattttttaaagaaagtgcACATGACTTTTACACCATAGGATGTACAAATCATGTTTCCAAATCATATGTTTATTGATGACATGGAGGTTGTGTGTTTCGTATCTCATGACCGGCGTGCTTTCTAGCATTTTTGTATACGTATATATTTGTActccttatttgttttctgCAGATCCTTATTTGGGCTCCAACGAAAGGGTTGGCTTGCTAAAATGATCCAAATAAGCTCTTGGGCTTTCCATATTTTCATAAGCCTAGtattcaataaattttaatgGGCCTAGTATTCAACTCGTCCAATAaatttttatgggctttttgaATAATAGTCGAGCCTATCACCAATTAAATAGGACCTACTTaatccataaatattaattaaactttaacctaattattgagCTCAATAATAATTCATAATTCACCATAATAAATTTGGGCGAGTGGCATATCCAAAATAACTCATTTAACTTAATTTAAGTTTactaaaattattcttattcaatCTCTCAATAATATTAGAATGGTTCATTACAAATGATAATTACCTTAATTAACGGGGGAGTAATCATGAAATGAGcatttatgaaatatttgtatttatgtgTATAAGAACCATAATgaataaagataagaaatagCAACTCTTGTAGCTTATGCATTAGGGAAAATgttaaaactataatataaataactaaatttaCTTCTAAACTTTTCaaacaagtgatgatttcacaaaTACATACAAATTTGGACAACAACGgtatgagaaaagaaaaagacaagttACAAAATGTGCCACAACAGCTAGCTTAAAATTCATCAGTCATCTATccaaaaaaacacataaaaaaggTGGTCGGGAAAGGGCATCATTCGT contains:
- the LOC109014979 gene encoding uncharacterized protein LOC109014979, yielding MATTILPGTVVPEVLLGKENYENWSSCIKNYLLAQDLWDIIETSMEPPCKPEDDDHEVEFKAWRKKNAATLHAIQISCGMNILSEIKGISSAKILWDKLAKKYEHPAQEGRVSLKLLAAGGDNMNQTTGFSEYTKLYEAVRNSEWEVANEFITQHPDSVRAKITHLGQTVLHFAVLAQCEDIAKWLVEEKMSKEDLEIRDNEGLTALALTIICGYQRMVECMITKNPELVTVGNNRGLDSPIVLALRHGQTELAHYLYVTTPFEELLPERGPLGATVVTKAIHTAHYDLAERLIRRCPRLAITLDTDNICPLSLFVGTSSLFGAEFLKAPWNHMTMIKLVSPRHADIFKYYLDNRKEGQTHAGSIGGSGTHDQAADSMSIRSLKKQYLRLLFVMFDSMSWTMNEYQIGIESGLAQAIFTAVRAGIIGFVSLIVEEKRELLYWVRDGKTRNVLMSAVQHRQAIIFGMIFGLKETKATLLSTRDNLGNNILHVAGTLTEFSPLLEDITGAALKMQTEVQWFKGVEKLCNPMYRNERNFASLTPEQVFTQTHKKLIEEGERWMKDTASSCTVVGALIMTIMFAAAFIVPGGNNQDTGFPILLNRKLFKIFIIADSLSLFSSSTSVLIFLGILTSRFEAKYFRRSLTAKMIMGLSTLFFSIATMMIAFSSAI